Proteins encoded by one window of Marixanthomonas sp. SCSIO 43207:
- a CDS encoding YigZ family protein, with protein MSSEKDTYKTLVKPSKEVLFKDRGSKFYGYAFPVKNETEIEQHIENLKSKHHKARHWCYAWQLGKTYDRYRANDDGEPSNSAGMPIYGQLQSFDVTNTLVVVVRYFGGTKLGVGGLIQAYKTGAQMALEASKIVKRTIDENFILKFEYPEMNTVMRIIKEEELEIIDQKLELSCEIEISVRQKEAERIYNIFDTTYKVAIKKQEE; from the coding sequence ATTTCTTCAGAAAAAGACACATATAAAACTCTTGTAAAACCTTCAAAAGAAGTTCTTTTTAAAGACCGCGGAAGCAAGTTTTACGGCTACGCTTTTCCGGTTAAAAATGAGACCGAAATTGAACAACACATTGAAAACTTAAAAAGCAAACATCACAAAGCACGTCACTGGTGCTATGCTTGGCAACTAGGGAAAACCTATGATCGATACCGTGCAAATGACGATGGAGAACCTTCAAATAGCGCGGGGATGCCTATCTATGGGCAGTTACAATCGTTTGATGTGACTAATACACTCGTGGTTGTGGTTCGCTATTTTGGTGGAACAAAATTAGGTGTTGGCGGTTTAATTCAAGCTTACAAAACCGGTGCTCAAATGGCACTTGAAGCATCAAAAATTGTAAAGAGAACTATTGATGAAAATTTTATTCTCAAATTTGAGTATCCTGAGATGAATACCGTGATGCGTATTATTAAAGAGGAAGAGCTAGAAATAATTGATCAAAAACTTGAATTAAGTTGTGAGATTGAAATTTCAGTGCGACAAAAAGAAGCAGAACGCATTTATAACATTTTTGACACTACGTATAAAGTAGCCATAAAAAAACAAGAAGAATAA
- a CDS encoding EamA family transporter: MTALLLSILSSTLIFVVFKLFDRFKINTLHAIVVNYIVAFNCGLFFYNGDVTLSQVPQQPWFLYTLGLGALFIIIFNLMAITTQRSGLSVVSVATKMSVVIPVVFGLVYYKESLGILKILGIILALIAVYLASIKTTKGITIQKKNLIYPLLVFLGSGFIDTSITYLEDTMIAEDEVALFSAIIFSAAAIIGISILVIQAIKGKFTFEFKNIIGGIFLGLPNYFSVYFIVQALRSDILESSGIFTVNNVAIVMLSTLLGITFFNEKLLRKNWIGIILAVISIFLVALAKW; this comes from the coding sequence ACCGTTTTAAAATCAACACCCTACACGCCATTGTTGTAAATTACATTGTTGCTTTTAATTGCGGATTGTTTTTTTATAATGGTGATGTTACTTTATCACAAGTCCCTCAACAACCTTGGTTTTTATACACACTAGGACTAGGAGCTTTGTTTATCATTATATTTAATTTAATGGCTATTACCACTCAACGTAGTGGCCTTTCTGTGGTTTCGGTGGCTACCAAAATGAGCGTGGTTATCCCGGTAGTTTTTGGTCTAGTCTATTACAAAGAAAGCCTTGGTATTTTAAAGATTTTGGGAATCATTTTGGCCCTCATTGCAGTATACCTCGCTTCTATCAAAACTACAAAAGGTATTACTATTCAAAAGAAAAATTTAATTTATCCTTTATTAGTGTTTTTAGGTAGCGGATTTATTGATACAAGTATCACATACCTAGAAGACACAATGATTGCAGAAGATGAAGTTGCTCTTTTTTCTGCTATTATTTTTTCTGCAGCAGCAATAATAGGTATTTCCATTTTGGTGATTCAAGCTATAAAAGGCAAGTTTACCTTTGAGTTTAAAAACATTATTGGCGGGATATTTCTAGGGCTTCCCAATTATTTTTCAGTCTATTTTATCGTTCAAGCCTTGCGCAGTGATATATTGGAAAGTTCAGGGATATTTACCGTAAACAATGTCGCCATCGTGATGCTATCTACTTTATTAGGAATTACTTTTTTTAATGAAAAATTACTTCGAAAAAATTGGATTGGTATTATCCTTGCCGTGATCAGTATCTTTTTGGTAGCTTTGGCAAAATGGTAA